TTGTACGCTTGTTAGCGTTCTCATTTTCGGACCAAAAATAGAATTACACCCGCATTTCGTAGTACGGCCAAGCATAATCCTAGGTTAGTGCTGTAACGCAGCATCTACAGAgtacagctattaataaacgACCGTGTCGCGACCACCTGTCTTGCAGTGCGTGTACGTCAGGAACCACTTGCGACGACAACCTGTCGGATCGTTCCGGTATATTCCCCTTTTTCGAAATGATACTAGGAAAAAAGAACTTTTCAAACTACAACATGCTATGTCGAGAAGACTTAAAGATAGGAACGTCCTATCCGTTATGGCTGGTCGTGCACCGGCGTTTGTGCTCGATTTTTCCAACGTTACAATTATGACAGATAAACGTGAAacgttttatattaatattacacaAATATATCAAGCTGTACAGGTACTCACCTTTTAGAACAGAAAGTAACCAAGGTAATAGGTGATCGTTGCTCGGCAAAAGGATACCGCAAGAATACTATCGACACGAGCGAGACTCGAGAGCTGCGAGTTGCGAGTACTGTGAGCGAGATCGTGGCCGGTACCGTGTCATGTAGACTCGCCCAAAGGTGTGGTCGGCATACACGTTGCTAATGCTTCAAATTATGTTGGATATTTCCTACATTTTCCATATGTTTTTTaatcatatttataatatatgatTCATCCGATGATGAAAAATTCGAGGAACAATACATTTGattatcatttgttttagttaaaattatatttcataatatcATTCAACACGGACACCCCTCTCTTGGAATGAACTCGTCCGCCGGCTTCCCCCACTACTCGGATTCACAGCTCTTGCCATATATGGGCATAAAACGAAAGCGGCTCGTTGATTGGTCCGTTGGTCGGCTGCCGGCTAGATTCTCCAAATGCCGCTTCAAACTGTACGATACGGGGAGCATAATGCCTTCTGGAAGCGTACACTAGCGTAAGGGCTGTCCTGACTAACCGTCAGAGCTCTATGCCCTAGTGTGCGTATCAATATATGCGAAGATTACTGTTCTTTGTGTATGTATGCTTGCGAACTAATACCGGCAGTAGGTATGACTCAGAAAAAGTTTTGTTACATACTTTGGAATGGTcaacattttcttttacttAATGGAAACCGAAGCACCTTCTATTAAGATGTTCCGGTCATGTAGTCATACATGctttcaaaagaaaatatttcctgTTActaaaaattccttttttcatATACAAAGAACTTCCTTATATAATGTAACCTCTTATTGTTTCTATTATATActgaaatgatttaaaaatgattgtCGTTTCCAAATTAGTAGCTTTAGAAAACCAATGCACCCTATGCAACtactatacatatacatattcaTCGATCAAACTTTTATATTAATACCAATAATGTTATTCCTTAAAAATGGGTAAACGAACGCGTGCTTGATAATCAAACAAAGCCGACAATTGTCCTATCGCTTATTGTACAGTATATGTCATCTCACTTGACTTTTTCATAAAACAGAAGCTAAAAATAGACTCAAGGGCGCGGATAAGGGTGCACTGGACTAccacatatatgtatgtatatacgaTATCATACAAGCCCTACGCTACGGCCCTATTGTTGTGTGATCGTGTTTATCCGACGGAAGACGCTATAGTGTATGCGAGTGCAGTGTCTGCTTCAAAATCGATAGGCGTGTTCGTGCAGTCACTACGTTAGGTCATACTTGGTGAACGAAAAACCACGTGGTATCGAAAACGTCAAAGTACTGATAGTCAAATCGCGTATCGCTTTTTCGTAATACATCATTTATATCTGGATAGCATTTTTCACTTCAAAATTATCGTGCTATTatctgataaaaaaaaaatagaaagtcACTTAGATTTATAAGTTAAACTTCTATTTgtatattcttttaaaaatataagaattCTTTGCAAGGATATtccaattaatattttacatagATTATATGTATACTAATTGTTGTTTAAGATCGGTATTGCGTCATGGACGTTTTAAAAAAACAGGACAGTTTTATAAATACACCCGTCACGCTCATTTAATGAAACTGTGCTCCTATGACACAATCAATGAATCATTTGAGCCTAATAAGAAATCGTGCTAGGTTATGCACCCGTTTTTAACGGGTGTATGCCAAATTCTAttcttgattttatttttattacatgaAAATACATTGCTCTATATTATTTGCGCCTATTAAAGGCAATCTTTCTACTTAATGCCCGTGTGAAATTTAAATACGCGTCACTGATACATCACATGGGCGGATGGACTACTTcaaaccctaacctaacctcgTAGCTGTCACATGTGTATATCTTAACTAAATACACATATGTACAATTTCTTAATCTAtcattaattatcaaaataaattatccGCAGAAGAGAATATAGGAGATACCTTATACAAAGTAAAATCCAGAAGCGCGTATTTgctaattatattaatatatcgACGTTATATCATCGCGTTAAAAATAATGCTTTTCTAAAAACCCGCAGACGTGAAAGGAAAATTTTTAGATAATCAGCTCGAAATTGAAAGTaagcaagaaaaaaaaatagaaggaaaCAGTTTGTAAAGGGCAACACGTGTTGCTTTCTTATTCCAGCCGGTATCGTCCAACTGGTACCTATTTACTTTTGACGAAGAACTGAATTATCGCGGCAAGTCCGCAATAGGAAGAATTAAATCCACGTATATTGTGGGCGGCCTGAAAACCCAATGGTCTGCAAAGCCTCGACCTTGCTTACCAAATAAGGTCCCATTCAAGGTCTTCGAGGCCTTGCGTAAGGCTCTGGCTGTGCCATTGGCATAACGATTAACCGATTATGTCTACGTTTTAGTCATCGCTCGTTTTTAAGTGAAAATGGTGCATCTAGCATCGAGAACACACCgtcatattatatatttagCCTTCTCTCGATCGTTCGATTAGATTAACTTCGAAAATTTCGTATTGGGCGTGTCTGCCCTACGCGGACACGTGCCCCGTAGGTAACGTCTGGCTCCAGTCGCGCAGTGCCACCGAAATCAATACGGAATGCGACGGTAAGTTCAACGCACCCACCCAGAAGAGTGCTTAAAGTTCTTTCTCATCGGACTACTCGGCTGCATTCGGTCCGGGGATTGAAACTATCGTTAATCGTCTAAACGAGGTCAACGATCTATgctatttttccatttttcaacTGGTAAAAAAGATTGAACAATTgattcataaaattattattgttaaatgAAGAGAATAGACATTACAGGTACTCAAATGGTACTCTAATTTCCTttgatccgtatattacacGTACTTCTTTACTTTCCCTTGGTGAGAACAAAAGAGAGTCCCTGAAAGGTACTCCTGGCTCTCCTCAAGGTACATTCAACCAAGTGGCTGTTCATGCATGCTACTTGAATTCTTCGCCAAGAGGGAGGTAAACTATTTCCCATAAGTAGTCTTATCTCCGTTCTTTAACTCCTTCTAAGGTAAACCATAAAGAATTACGAATCTGAAATTCGTATTATTCttgtaaatttataataaatacgtTTCGTTAACCTAATTGGATCCAACCGACCCCTTTCGTTAATATCATTCATATTTTATGATCAGCAATTACTCTTAGCCGATAGGTAACTTTCCACGATTCATTTCCAGTCATGATCCTCGTTGACGAGTGGAAAGCATGCATGGAATCCGGCCAGAGTGGAATACGCGATCACTATATTTAGTGTTGACTTATGGCTGTGACGTCCTCCTCAGCAGCTGACGATAAAGAGAACGACGATAGCCAGACTGTGGACTTGTTGTTTCTATCCAAATAAAATTCTCACTGAGAATTCGTTGATGATTCAAGGTACCAGCATACTCTTGGAAAACATCCAACGGTTCATTAAAATACGTTATTCATTCACTGGTTACTCAATAAACCGTTCGTACCAAAACTTCTCGGTACTGATAATTGCCTACTCATACGTATGACAAATTCATTTGATTAGGCGCGTGTGTTCATATCTTATTCATCTGTTTTTCATTCTTCTGATATCAATTGGCGAAATAAAATTCCTTCTCGTTAAAGGGTTGAATGGGGGTCTCCGGTGACCGGGGCCGCAAATTACAcatgtttaaataattaaaagaaaataatagaaaaatattattttaaacgattattgaaatttgaaaattaactattccttcttaattaattctaattaattccAATTAATTCTTAATGATTAGAGCTTCAATACGTTATAATTGTTTTATAatctataaaaaattttataaatctcTTTGAACCAGGTCTCGATTCCTTTTATGGTAAAATAGCAGCAGAGTAGGAAATAATCAGAAAACACCTACGTCTGCAGAAGTGGTACGTAACAAATTCCTTGTCTAACGATATTATCAGATGATATCGATAAGATAATTCTTAAGTACCGCACGATTGAGGCGCTACAgtatttaacaatttaattcctacttatcaaatgaaatttattacaaaacgATAAATCTTTTCTGCTTGgagtattataataaaaatgagtCTCCTGTAGTTGTTGAAGTGATTCAACGAATCGGAGGTAAAAATGACGAGTATTCCAGCAACAAGATTCGCGGTCTTCAGCTCTGACGAATGACGCTGGAAATTCTTCGGATTTGACCTTGCACACGCAACTGACCCAGAACAGGTAGACAACCGGTAAAACTACGTGTCCGTACACGTACCTGGTTACTTGTGTTCTTGACTCCGTTTTCTTCCACGGTTATGCGTTGCGTTCACAGGAAATCAAGGATTTGGAACACGGCCATGGATCGTTAGGATTACCAAAAACGATCATTTCGTCCTTCCGCTTATTCAAATAGCCAGGCGAGCTGCTTACAAGACTTCAATGCATGGCAATTCCAATGTTTCACGttttcagaaatttcattctttatcaTAAAACGAATGTCCGATTTCTTCTGATTCTATTTATCGGAATGATTTCAGAAATTGTTCCAAGAAATTTGATGTTGACATTTGCAATTTCAAGCAATTTCGAAATACAGATTATTAGTATTCGAAATTAATGATTTCAAGTGAACTATGTACTTATTAGATTCATAACTTCTTTGTGCGTGGATTAAGAAGATAAGATTGTATCGTGTCATAATTATAAAGGAAAATTTTCCTAGTAGTAATCATCGCATAAAACGTAATATCATTAACCACTTGATGGTTGATCGTCAGCGATACTGTAAacgttatttttcattattaccattcgtttcttatatttataattttttaattaaaattatattcacAGATTGCAATGGTACTTTTTTTCCATTCAGAGTTCATTTACTCTTTGCCACGTTGAATTTATTCCAGCTCTTCCTCCGTACTATTGGTGTCGAGTTTTGCGGTGAAACGATGGTCGACTTCTGATCTcaatttctttccttttgAGAAATGTATACGCTCGGCTATGACGTGAGAAATAACCAGTCTGCAAACTTCTGAGCTAGTAACTCTTTTTACCAGAGCTAACTCGTGGTTTCCATCGGGCACGTTGAATTATCAATCTCTATAAAATATTCTGCAATTCCATGTACCACGGTTTGGGAATTGGGAAAATAACTTGGTACTTTTCTAGGAATTGGAGTAATATTATTTAGTTTGTGCAAATATGAATCTCTTGAGAGGCACTGCCCTCTAAACAAAAGGGCTCTGTCACCAAAGTCGATGGGTCTTTAGAGACCCGGGaccattatttttctttctgaaaATTGGCACCAATTTTGTCCATTCGCAGGGAAGTAAAGACGTTTCTTCCAAGctttcaaaatgaaatatttcaaaagaattggctgagtttttttttattaatataatccCATATTCCATTAGTATCGTTCTGGATTTCCATTCTCACAATCGCATTGTCCTCCTACCGGAGTGATTCGCGTGGAAGTGCAATCCTTCGGAAGAAAGCTACCAATGGAAAGAAACTATCCGATGAATTTACATTTGCCATAGTTTTCACATCTGCGAGTGTTGGTTACACACGAGGCACTTACGTTTTAGGCCAAGTGCACCGTTCTCGTTGCATATGAAAGTGGAACGGCTGTACTGGCTAGAACGGTATGTTGTCTAGATGGTAAGACGACCGGTGTCCTTGTTCAGGAAAGCAAGGTCTTGCCTTATCTGTCTAGCTGGATGAGATCCCTACGACTGATCGTTTACCATTCACGGAAATATTAAATGCCACGATGCGACGACCTACAATTTCGTATAGACGTTGAAGGTTCATTTTTTCTGAAACTAGCTAAACgctatttcatttcaaactcGAATCGTCGTTGCGAAAATAGATATAGAATCTTCAAGACTATTTTCATGATGTTATTTATTATGTATGTCACTCCCAGGATGTTCAATTTAATCGGAAGAGGCGCTTCCACGCGTTACACTTGATTACAATTAACTCACCCTAAACATTTGAGAGTTCTTTATTAGCGTAACCAGTTGTTGGTAACATGTAGGTCGGTTCCTTCCACTCAAACGTGTTTTCATTAACAAATTGTATTTTCCAtcaattttatactatttcatttttaatatcctTAACacaaatgttaattaaattagcaTTAACACGAATACGAATGGAAAGCTACAGCCATCGTGAATGCGAGGCATTTCCATCTGGCCCTTTTCACAAAGTGCATAAGAATTCAAGAAGCATTCGTGGTTATAAATAGCCATTTCCGCTTCGTCAGGTAGACAGAACCGATTGACTCTTCAGCTTCGTCGAAGGACAAGATACCTCGAGGACCTTCTCGTCTTTTATGCATTTTGATTCACACAGGAAGAACATTAAAGTTTTATATATTCAACGAGgcgaaaatattttatagtatttttatataaatagcTTTTTAgatcagaaaattatttaagcgctgttttgtaatatttttataaaatattagatttTCTATGTTTCAAAATCAGTTGTTTGATAATTTCGTTTGAAGAGTGGTACACACTCGGTGCATCTTTCATTCATCCTAAATGGTCTCGTAATTCGAACGATTGTCGTTGAAGCAAAAACTTGGGTTGAATGAAACTGGAACGGAATGGTAGGTTCGTTAAGTCGACAGGCAAAAACTACCGGCTGAATGGCTGGATACTGCACAGGGCCATAATCCTTCTCCAGTGGGACGAGGGAGTCGCAGACAGAGAAGAAAGGGAGTAGGATCGTATCTGGAAATTTTAAGACCCTATACCATAAACagattattaaacaaaattactCAAATTCCTTGAAATTccgtttttattattattcagaaATTATATTCCTTTCAACGGGACACACCTACTTTGCTATCTACTCGGAATGCGTTTAACAAGTTGAGTCATCAAGCCCTGCATTCAggggataaaataaaatgattgaaGTTGGCTACAGTTCAAAACTTCCCATTGAATGGTTTATCTTAGAACATCATGATAAATATACCTTGCAATTACACGTGTAGACACGTTTCGAAGCTCCTCCTTTGAACATAGATGCGTATACGCTAATTAGGAATGACACATAATCATTAAGaaacactttttttttttatatataaaacaCTCGCAGTTAGATGGCTGTTTGTAAGGTGCGAGTTACGAGAATAGAAACTCGAGTTCGATATACGATCCGCAATACGGTCCTTGTCGATAGCTCGCCCCACATATCGAACGCAGCAGATGCGAGGGGTCGATATACTTACGGTAGAACGCATATACGGTACACTATGAATCATTAGCTGGAACGAAGGGTAGAACTGCATCACGTCTCtgcaaaaaattaattacactaTCTGGTCACTATTTAGAGCAAACATGAGAATGAAAAGGCTCTGAATATTGGAATAGGTAAAAGTACCTTGCATTGTATGATAAAAAAGTACGAATGGAAAATAATAGCCGAGtagatataattaaatttaactgctttaaatatttagaaatccAAAATTAGTCGAATAGTTTTCCTTATTTTACTCCGGATGTAGCCGTATACGAATGTGTGCATTTAgctctattttttttcaagttCAAATCCATTTAGAATTTAGAGGTTATGCTTGAGAGGGCCCTGAAAAGAAGGTAGAAGAAATCGTATGGGAACATACTCGAGCCTTTCCGTATCCCATGGTGTGAGAAGGGATGTATATATCATAATTAATCACTTGCGATTCTGTGTAACGCCCCTGTcggtaaaattaatttctcacAGTTTAGAATCTCAAATGTAATTATACGTCGGAAGTGGTTTTTCAAAagattacattatttttaacgcATTacctttttaaattatattattagtcTATCAACggtattatttaaaaactttttattagagtataaagatgaaattaaattactaaTTTAATGCGTCGTAACAGTTGTGCAATGTACCGGAATTAGGTAGAATTTATATGAATCTAGAAATTTCGAACTTATAACAGTACTATTGGCCAACTGTAGATTCTGTAGGTTGGATATATTGTCTGTGACGATTCGTTTAATAAAACAAAGGTATTAACAGGTAACGCCGAAAACGACAGAAATTTTACACCCACTCAATATTGTAGCGTTAAATTTTGGTTAATATTTTAGTTAGTATTCTCGTATAAACTTTCTGTGTTCCTGAAGTATGCGCGTATCTCCGACACTCGAATTATCGGGTACATTGCACTTCTGCGCGGAATGGGACCCCGTGTATCGCTTGGGGCTACGTTGAGGGAGCACGGAAACGGGTCTTGAGGGACAGCATCCAGGGACGTACCACAaaatgaacctttccttcgcaTCCTAAGTAACCTCCGGCATTTAagacagaaaaatataaaataattgcctcagattgaataaataaattattaaaatatggCTTTGTTACTTCATTTACATTATATAATATGAAACATCAATTGACACATtttcataaaagaaaaaaacgttAACCCAGTTCTCCTTAAATTCTCTTAATCAGATCAttctataaatataaataatgtcATCTCTTATCTCTTatcttttaaatgaaaaaaatttatctcctgtaatttaatttcttaacgctcgaacgattctttttaaagtAAAGTTTAAGAAAATTTCGTATACTGTTCGAGGTCCTAGATACATTCTATGGTTGAAATCTGTCGATGAATTACAAATACAGTGCTGATTTAAAAGAGGACTGTGCGTGAATCGGTAAAAGAGAACCTGCTTTCTTCGCGACACCTGTCGACCCGTTATTTATACCGGCACTCGAATACCCAGATTCCTCACAAATCTGTTGGtctatttttaaaagaattacATTTGCATTACAGTGAATCAACCTGTAGTATTAGAAATGTGAAGCCTAAACTAACCTAAAAGGACATCGTTCAAAgagaataaatattatttgattTAACTCTGTCTGTAAAGGATTAAGGAAAggttatagaaaattaatgaGACTGTAGAAGACACAACTGGTCATGTAGAAGGAATTCTTGACGAAGTCCCCTATGAATCATCCTCGTCCTTTGCAGGGGATACTCAAATGTGAAACtgtatattatatgtacataatgTGTTTAGAAGATTTCTTCGAGAGTGTTCGTTGAATGATAACCGCTGCAACTTGCATTCCTAAGTCACATTAGCTTATTTATATTGCAACACTTGTATTAGTTCTCCAAGGAACTACACATTTCATCGCAGcagaatattttagaaatctACCATCGACAATTTCCGTTATATTCTAACTTTTTTGTTTAATGGAATTTTTTGCATTATGTTAGCATGATTTGCAATATTGCATTTTACATATTTTGATTAGAAATACATATAACCTCCAAGGTGTATTGAACCTAACTTACATATGTTACTACATAAGGAAACGCGTGTGATTCATTTAAAGATTACTTCGAACAGATAATACTCGTACCATATCTCCACCATTAAGTTTATTACTTCCTGGATATTGaacgatattttatttatttcagtaCAGCTATTTCCGTATACCAATCATTAATACTTCATTgcataattttgtttaattttgtaaagtaCAGCTTGAAAGGGCAGAGAATATTCTTCTATTTCAGAAATTGAACTACTTTGAACTAAGTTTTCTTTGAGCTGATTTTATTGGTAGCATTTTTAGGACATGCATGTATCTTGTTACAGGAGGCCCCTACTGTTATGAGGACCACCTTGGCGAGTTGTTTGGTCCTATGGTGTTTCATGGCCATGGGAGAGATCGATTAGGAACCTCTGCAGCGGCCACCACGCCCAGACAGGGAGGGAGCTGGTATGAGTCACCCCATAGAGAGAACCCATAAGACGGGCGGGGACACCACCGTCGCGTTGCAACGTGGCATTGAAAGTGACGAGAACACCGTGCATATTCACCCTCGCCTTTTTCCTTCATAGCTCGACGAACGTGTGTCACGCGAGTCTAGGGAACACCATGGATCACGTGCGTCGACCTAACTCAACAACTTACTTAGTGCAATTTAAGCCTAGGGATGCCATTGATTTTCATCCATTGGACAATGCGAGGAGAGGGCTTAACGATTACTCATCCTGCACCCACAACCACTTGCCCTTCTATATGTATATCCAATAAAACTGTTACCTTTactgtttaattattttgtatctcatgtttaataataaaatttcttattaatttgatcttttataaaatattatatttattgatgaTAAATCCTATTCATATTTCGATCACGTTTTATTACACGGCCAAGCTTACGTTGCAACAACACGATAAACTTAAAAATGTCCAATTCCTTATATGGATATGTGTACAAATGAAAACGATTGCTCAGCACGTGAGTAAGATTTCAGATTATTTGGCATATTTATTCGTTAAACTCCAGACTACACGTCAACAAGATACGAGGAAATTGAGCCCCTCCCAGGGTAAATAGAGAATATCATTTTCaacatttaatattataacaattagGATAAATAGAAGGTTGAAAAAACTTTTTGGAGCTCCCTATACCTCGCGCTATCGAAGAGAAATTGGCCGTGCACACAAAGTCAATGACTTCGTGGCTTGGTTTAATTGACCCGACGGCGGGATCTTTTCACGGCCTTAGGAATCAAGGCCATCGTGTATACATATTCGATGCAGTTTCACgtgtgcgtgtgtgtgtgcgtTGAACATCTTTTCGCAGACATATCACACGTGTATACGTATATATCGAATGTTACAAGATTTATATTAATAGATGTATGCCGTTAAGGCGACGATAATAACAGAAAGTAGGCTAAATCTACCGTCGTTAAAATCATACAAACATTAATGATTAATCATGCCAAGAGGAAGTTTGGCTAAGTCTAAATATCAATTTGGAATGTTCATCAACCATCCTTTTTTAGAAAGTGTGTTCTGATCGATCGATGACTaagaaattttggaaatcgCTTCGATATATAATTTTAAGATTCCTATAAGTGAGAAAGTAGCAAGAATTAGCTAGAATTATTGGGCCATCGCTTATAGCACGTTTCAATGCTGATTAAGaggaaaataattatagattatTAACATATTAATTGCCATgattcttaatatttttataactgaGTAGctagtattttaatatatgtatgtacatcttattagaaatattaatttccatggtgaaaccataaagaacaaaatttttttgaCTGAACAAACAGGAAAAAATGACAAGGCAGACGTTTCCCTTTCCTGTGGTAAAGACATTCGTTATCCCACGGATGCCAGCATCCTATTATAGATAAACATTTTTCAGGCAACTAATGTTCAGGTTATGTTGAAGAGAACACGTGAAGGGACGAATATCATGGCCAATGGCAGtgaattttctttgataaaaAAGCAGACAGCTTATGTTCGTTGTTTCCCAATAATAGTATACCattttataattcttttcCTCTAAACACGGATTGGAAAAtctattgaaattaattatgctCGTCAACGTGCGTATCACGGTGCAATTAGAGCGACTCATCCAGAGTAATAACCTGACACTACATGCTCGCTAAAATTATCAGGAAAAAGgcgaagaatataataatCTGTTTTACGCTGGGGCATGTCAATATGTTTGGGTGTCGCAGAAGCAAGAATGTACGATTGgtttacaaaataaaacgttaattacgattttaatgcaaaaattaaattgtctaTAAAAGTAGACCTAAAATCGACGGtggcgccatctatacaaaagtGACGGAAACTACTTGCCGAATAGTTTCCGCAGTTTCCCGATAGATGGCGCTAGTGTCGCTCCGTAGCCGTCGGTAATACCCTTTTCTCTAGAGTATTACTGACCGCCGCCGGAGGCGACAGTGGCGCCATCTATCGGGAAACTGCGGAAACTATTCGACGAGTAGTTTCCGCCGTTTTCGTATAGATGGCGCCACGGTCGATTTTTAGGTCTACTTTTACTGAATACACATGCGCCTGAAAAATCCTCATCCTAAAATgccaatattaaaataagaaaatatgaaaaatcaaatcttcaatgatttttataaataatgaatactaacacttaatgaataaatatctCTAATACTTATACATAGTACATAAAGTTATTGTTTCTTTACGATAAACGTCAACGTATTTTATAGTCATATTCTTTGGGTTGGCCTATTCTTATATGTCTATGACTTTTATAGACGAtttaaatgcaaaattaaCTTTATCACTTTATtaacttaattattttataaaaactcATGTTTTTAACACAAATTAAAACATTACAACACTTTAATTTACAATCTAAACTTTAAAAAAAGGAGACAATATCATTACCGATGCGGATTTATTGTAAAAGAGCGGCGATTTACAAATTTgaagtattaaataaataaataaactgcAAAGAAATTCTTCAATTTACAATCACagatgtttaaaatatttatgaaagaGACTGTAAATTGCCACTTATAGTCATTGTTTACTGTAATTGGCATTCAgccattttttatttagaatattaaCGAAGCGCATACATAATTATCTTCATTAAggtttaaactttaaattgatatacaaTAAGTGCCAGTTTAcagtacttttatgtcataaaATCATGCGAGAAGATCCGATTCGCTAGACGACGTtgtcaaatttttaaaaattgatagcggaagaaaaaatcattagtaACTTCTTTTTGACGAACaatttacatacatatatataaatcTATTATTACCGTCGAGGAATGGGTACTTATCAATTATCGCCAAACTTATTaagtttcttttaaaaatccaacgaaaataataaaattaacatgtACATAATTTGTAATGCTGGTAATGGCTTTggcaaaaaaataaatgtatcgCAATTGTaacaagaaaatttaaatcatttaaCACATCAttcaaaaatcattatttcctAACTTGTATGAAGC
This region of Osmia bicornis bicornis chromosome 5, iOsmBic2.1, whole genome shotgun sequence genomic DNA includes:
- the LOC123987828 gene encoding uncharacterized protein LOC123987828 encodes the protein MIQGGPYCYEDHLGELFGPMVFHGHGRDRLGTSAAATTPRQGGSCSTNVCHASLGNTMDHVRRPNSTTYLVQFKPRDAIDFHPLDNARRGLNDYSSCTHNHLPFYMYIQ